In the genome of bacterium, one region contains:
- a CDS encoding OmpH family outer membrane protein, with product MFKKSLISRLFAVLFVLSFFSISSFAEDIKIASIDTSKILMAHPAFQKAMEKYQAELKTIQEKIKEMDENEQATAQYAMQCQMQELGMQLESEAFSEMRKDVKLMAEKRGFKFVIDTNVLIVGGHDITEYVLSELSKKEEKSPAKKK from the coding sequence ATGTTTAAAAAAAGTTTGATAAGCAGGCTCTTTGCAGTTTTATTTGTTTTAAGTTTCTTTTCTATTTCTTCATTTGCAGAAGATATTAAGATAGCTTCAATTGATACCAGCAAAATTTTGATGGCACATCCTGCTTTTCAAAAAGCTATGGAAAAATATCAGGCAGAACTTAAAACCATCCAAGAAAAAATAAAAGAGATGGATGAAAATGAACAGGCAACTGCTCAATATGCTATGCAGTGTCAAATGCAAGAACTTGGTATGCAACTTGAATCTGAAGCGTTTTCTGAAATGAGAAAAGATGTAAAACTTATGGCTGAAAAACGTGGTTTTAAGTTTGTTATAGATACCAATGTTTTAATTGTAGGAGGTCACGATATAACAGAATATGTTTTATCTGAACTTAGCAAAAAAGAAGAAAAATCTCCTGCAAAGAAAAAGTAA
- a CDS encoding MATE family efflux transporter, with product MQKTNYLTEGSIAKALLTLALPIIAANILHSCYQMTDAFWVGRLGSSAIASISISFPVLFLCSAIGGGFAVAGTILVSQYMGKADKKAIDYISAQTLLMGFFVSVVIASIGYFFTPLFITFLRAEQDVFAGAVSYLKISFAGMVFVFTFMVFQSLMRGVGDVKTPMFIVLGTVILNFILDPLFIFGYKSFPPMGVSGAALATIITQAIAAILGIALLLKGRNWIHLKWRNMKPDFSLIGKMFNLGLPASMEQSTVAIGMTALIFLVTSFGTIVLAAYGIVSRLNGFVIVPTIGLSMATSTLVGQNIGAGKMARAVKTIKLASIISFVALTLIGVIMFVYAYQLSAIFAPGQTETIEVAVKFIKIASLFFGFMGVYHILNGAFIGSGNTMVTMILSIISLWFLRFPIAFVLSKYTPFLENGIWISFPATNVISAFITFLWFSRGTWKQKRITEEISLSFETRTEEKIVAKFASVIEFANKKSEEAKP from the coding sequence ATGCAAAAAACAAATTATTTAACTGAAGGTTCTATTGCAAAAGCTTTATTAACTCTCGCTTTACCTATTATAGCTGCCAATATTCTACACTCCTGTTATCAAATGACAGACGCTTTTTGGGTGGGACGGTTAGGTTCAAGTGCTATAGCCTCTATTTCTATAAGTTTCCCTGTTCTTTTTCTCTGTTCAGCTATCGGGGGAGGTTTTGCTGTAGCTGGAACCATTCTTGTGTCTCAATATATGGGAAAAGCAGATAAGAAAGCTATAGATTATATTTCTGCACAGACGTTGCTGATGGGCTTTTTTGTTTCAGTTGTGATAGCAAGTATTGGGTATTTTTTTACACCTCTCTTTATAACTTTTCTTAGAGCCGAACAAGATGTTTTTGCAGGGGCTGTATCATACCTGAAAATATCGTTTGCAGGTATGGTTTTTGTATTCACTTTTATGGTTTTTCAATCTTTAATGCGGGGGGTCGGGGACGTTAAAACTCCTATGTTTATTGTGTTAGGGACAGTTATTCTCAACTTTATTCTTGACCCGTTATTTATCTTTGGTTACAAAAGTTTCCCACCTATGGGTGTATCTGGTGCGGCTTTGGCAACTATTATTACCCAAGCAATAGCAGCAATATTAGGTATTGCTTTATTACTGAAAGGAAGAAACTGGATACACTTGAAATGGAGAAATATGAAACCAGATTTCTCTTTAATTGGAAAAATGTTTAATCTTGGGCTTCCAGCATCAATGGAGCAATCAACTGTAGCTATTGGAATGACAGCCCTTATTTTTCTTGTTACATCTTTTGGCACAATTGTACTGGCCGCATACGGTATAGTTAGCAGATTAAATGGTTTTGTTATTGTACCAACAATAGGCTTATCTATGGCGACATCTACTCTTGTTGGACAGAATATAGGGGCAGGTAAAATGGCAAGAGCCGTGAAAACAATAAAATTGGCTTCGATTATAAGTTTTGTTGCATTAACATTAATTGGAGTTATTATGTTTGTATATGCATACCAACTTTCTGCTATATTTGCTCCAGGACAAACGGAGACCATAGAAGTAGCAGTAAAGTTTATTAAAATAGCATCTCTATTTTTTGGATTTATGGGGGTTTACCATATCTTAAATGGTGCTTTTATAGGTTCGGGTAATACAATGGTTACAATGATACTTTCTATAATTTCTCTGTGGTTCTTAAGGTTCCCTATAGCTTTTGTTTTATCAAAGTATACTCCTTTTTTGGAAAACGGTATATGGATATCTTTCCCAGCAACCAATGTTATTTCTGCTTTTATAACATTTTTATGGTTTTCGAGAGGTACTTGGAAACAAAAAAGGATTACTGAGGAGATAAGCTTGTCATTTGAAACAAGAACTGAAGAAAAAATTGTAGCTAAATTTGCAAGTGTAATAGAATTTGCTAATAAAAAAAGTGAGGAGGCAAAACCATAA